A genomic stretch from Thauera sp. GDN1 includes:
- a CDS encoding alpha/beta hydrolase, with product MSAPRPEILFVHGLWMHGCVFALHRRRLREMGRCSHAYSYPSLRGSLAGAADGLADMITRLDRPLHLVGHSLGGCVVLDMLARHRPEGIRRVVLLGSPALGSYPAQRILRVPVLRHALGRVLPQWLARVRPVVPPDHEIGVVAGRLPIGLGRIVPGVPRPNDGMVTVAETRWPGARDHIVLPVTHLQLLWSRACLLQAVHFLDTGAFDHGVPRR from the coding sequence ATGAGCGCACCGCGTCCCGAGATCCTCTTCGTCCACGGCCTGTGGATGCACGGCTGCGTGTTCGCGCTGCACCGTCGCCGGCTGCGGGAAATGGGGCGGTGCAGCCATGCGTATTCGTATCCCTCGCTGCGTGGTTCGCTCGCGGGGGCGGCCGATGGGCTGGCGGACATGATCACGCGCCTCGATCGCCCGCTGCATCTCGTCGGGCACAGCCTGGGCGGCTGTGTGGTGCTGGACATGCTCGCTCGTCACCGCCCCGAAGGGATCCGGCGAGTGGTGCTGCTCGGATCGCCGGCGCTCGGCTCCTACCCGGCGCAGCGCATCCTGCGTGTGCCGGTGCTGCGCCATGCGCTTGGCCGCGTGTTGCCGCAATGGCTGGCGCGGGTGCGGCCCGTGGTGCCGCCGGACCATGAGATCGGTGTGGTTGCGGGCCGGTTGCCGATCGGCCTCGGGCGCATCGTGCCCGGCGTGCCCAGGCCCAACGACGGCATGGTTACGGTGGCGGAGACGCGCTGGCCGGGCGCGCGCGACCACATCGTGCTGCCCGTCACCCACCTGCAATTGCTGTGGTCACGCGCCTGCCTGCTGCAGGCCGTCCATTTCCTCGATACCGGCGCCTTCGATCACGGCGTGCCGCGGCGCTGA